The proteins below are encoded in one region of Rhododendron vialii isolate Sample 1 chromosome 7a, ASM3025357v1:
- the LOC131332795 gene encoding uncharacterized protein LOC131332795: MDEIVGLWLEKSSIVLFLSEEFLEYIGVGNGARAGVVLVSPCGTLHESAINIDFPATNNEAEYEALLASLRSAIAMKVDDLAVFYNSQLIVNQVPGDYEARDPKMKYQETAAELIQHFKKFKIEQINHKHNAYADAFTGLASTSKAS, encoded by the exons ATGGATGAAATTGTtggg CTGTGGCTAGAAAAGAGCtctattgttttgtttttgtcggAAGAGTTCCTGGAATATATCGGAGTTGG CAATGGAGCAAGGGCAGGGGTTGTCTTAGTCTCCCCTTGTGGGACACTTCATGAAAGCGCTATCAACATTGACTTCCCCGCCACAAACAATGAAGCCGAGTACGAGGCCCTGTTGGCTAGTTTGCGTTCGGCTATTGCAATGAAGGTCGACGACCTGGCAGTCTTTTACAACTCCCAACTCATAGTCAACCAGGTTCCAGGGgactatgaagctcgggaccccaAGATGAAATACCAAGAAACGGCGGCCGAACTTATCCAGCACTTCAAGAAATTCAAGATTGAGCAAATCAATCACAAACACAACGCCTATGCCGACGCATTCACCGGCCTAGCTTCGACATCCAAGGCTTCATAA
- the LOC131333353 gene encoding uncharacterized protein LOC131333353: MPDYVFYRTFDVGNRIISDKMDDKVVGLAVTFLFNRKKGERIGNVPKLDADKKEELLEFKTAKTDENPIDLVERGREDIKGSLVGKISLSNAKPVCGAALVSNNVVQPVVDRDLL, from the exons ATGCCTGACTATGTATTTTACCGTACTTTTGATGTTGGAAATCGCATAATATCTGATAAGATGGATGATAAAGTTGTTGGGCTTGCAG TTACGTTTCTATTTAATAGGAAAAAGGGTGAACGTATTGGTAATGTTCCTAAACTAGATGCTGACAAGAAAGAGGAGCTTCTAGAGTTCAAAACTGCAAAGACTGATGAAAATCCAATTGATTTGGTggaaagaggaagagaagatATTAAAGGTTCACTGGTTGGAAAGATATCTTTATCTAACGCTAAACCTGTATGTGGCGCTGCCTTGGTTTCCAATAATGTGGTACAACCAGTGGTCGACAGGGATCTCTTGTAG